The proteins below are encoded in one region of Halalkalicoccus jeotgali B3:
- a CDS encoding methyltransferase domain-containing protein — MGVLEDKARARLFYKYLSKVYDRVNPFIWNEQMRGQALSMLDIDPDDRVLDVGCGTGFATEGLLEHAEDVHGLDQSPHQLEKAWAKLGKHDPVSFYLGDAERLPFADDSFDVVWSSGSIEYWPDPVAALREIKRITAPGGEVLVVGPNYPKSGLMQKVADSIMLFYDAEEADRMFAEAGFEDVEHRLMGPSYDPDIAITSVAHVTE, encoded by the coding sequence ATGGGAGTCCTCGAAGACAAGGCACGCGCGCGGCTGTTCTACAAGTACCTCTCGAAGGTCTACGACCGGGTCAACCCCTTCATCTGGAACGAACAGATGCGCGGACAGGCCCTCTCGATGCTCGACATCGATCCCGACGACCGCGTTCTCGATGTGGGCTGTGGCACCGGCTTTGCCACCGAGGGGCTGCTCGAACACGCCGAGGACGTCCACGGGCTCGATCAGAGCCCCCACCAACTCGAGAAGGCCTGGGCGAAACTCGGCAAACACGATCCCGTGTCGTTCTATCTCGGCGACGCAGAACGCCTCCCCTTCGCGGACGACAGCTTCGACGTCGTCTGGTCGTCGGGCTCGATCGAGTACTGGCCCGATCCCGTCGCGGCCCTCCGGGAGATCAAGCGGATCACCGCGCCCGGCGGAGAGGTGCTCGTCGTCGGCCCGAACTACCCCAAGAGCGGACTCATGCAGAAGGTCGCCGACTCGATCATGCTGTTTTACGACGCCGAGGAGGCCGACCGGATGTTCGCCGAGGCGGGCTTCGAAGACGTCGAACACCGACTGATGGGCCCCTCCTAC
- the ahaH gene encoding ATP synthase archaeal subunit H, whose protein sequence is MPRPEVLDRIKEAEAEADEIVAEAEREREQRIAEARARAEEIREEAREGASDLAETRLAEAREEIETERERILTRGDEEREELEARSAEHKDEVVEFVVSRFEEAVHAQT, encoded by the coding sequence ATGCCGAGGCCAGAGGTTTTAGACCGGATCAAAGAGGCCGAAGCTGAGGCCGACGAGATCGTCGCCGAGGCCGAACGCGAGCGCGAACAGCGCATCGCCGAGGCCCGCGCCCGAGCGGAGGAGATCCGCGAGGAGGCCCGCGAGGGGGCGAGCGATCTCGCCGAAACACGCCTCGCGGAGGCCCGCGAGGAGATCGAGACCGAACGCGAGCGGATCCTGACGCGAGGCGACGAGGAACGCGAGGAACTCGAGGCCCGCTCGGCCGAGCACAAAGACGAGGTCGTCGAGTTCGTCGTCTCACGGTTCGAGGAGGCGGTGCATGCTCAGACCTGA
- a CDS encoding V-type ATP synthase subunit I yields MLRPERMSKVSVTGSKRVMDEAIETIHGLNLVHMVDYDDRWAGFRPGDPADEAESISEKLVTVRSIESILDVEEEDGGPSRIVTDEEIDAEIEDVRGRVNELDDRRVALREERREIDDRLSSVRPFAALGIDLDLLSGYDSLETRVVEGNEAAIEEALSSAEGVEEFETFAEEGVVAIFAHPTAGHEDVLEDALVGLEVTPLSVPDAESSPEEYVADLERRKREIDEELSELDGEIEELKLDVAGFLLAVEEQLTIDVEKAEVPLSFATTDRSFIAEGWVPTERYGDLESALEADLGEHVECEELERVDYDDVASGHGHAHGEDPSDAGDGDRQSATAADGEGQSAEVRPDGGRSASESSMHGDEPPVVQDNPGYAKPFESLVSIINRPKYSEFDPTIFLFLTFPAFFGFMIGDVGYGILYMAMGYGLYRGFDSDMLRSLGGIGIWAGIFTFVFGILYGEIFGFHIIADVLWGGSAPIHKGLQPYHGNWALGWLVLSLLIGMLHLAIGWVLDFVENYQSHGFGDALGESGSWLLMLFGVWGWIFAGTPPFGAAPSLLYGSESVFAGNPFPLGFAGFPTVVGFVGLAAFFAGLVLLVRADPVEGVEFLNVLVNVLSYTRIAAVLLAKAGMAFVVNLLVFGVFVVGEGEEAEWHFGTGHAPSYYLEQGTYHGHEVTEVMFGGLFHSGVGGILAGILILVVGHLFVLVLGVTSAGLQAVRLEYVEFFGKFYDGGGESYEPFGHDRSHTTE; encoded by the coding sequence ATGCTCAGACCTGAGCGGATGAGCAAGGTCTCGGTGACCGGCTCGAAACGCGTCATGGACGAGGCCATCGAGACGATCCACGGGCTCAACCTCGTCCACATGGTCGATTACGACGACCGGTGGGCGGGCTTTCGGCCCGGCGACCCCGCCGACGAGGCCGAATCGATCTCCGAGAAACTCGTGACGGTCCGCTCGATCGAGAGCATCCTCGACGTCGAGGAGGAGGACGGCGGTCCGAGCCGGATCGTCACCGACGAGGAGATCGACGCCGAGATCGAGGACGTACGCGGGCGCGTCAACGAACTCGACGATCGCCGGGTCGCGTTGCGAGAGGAGCGCCGCGAGATCGACGACCGCCTCTCCTCGGTCCGTCCGTTCGCCGCCCTGGGGATCGATCTGGACCTGCTGTCGGGCTATGACTCCCTCGAAACGCGGGTCGTCGAGGGAAACGAGGCCGCGATCGAGGAAGCGCTCTCGTCGGCCGAGGGCGTCGAGGAGTTCGAGACGTTCGCCGAGGAGGGCGTCGTCGCGATCTTCGCCCACCCCACGGCGGGCCACGAGGACGTCCTCGAGGACGCGCTCGTCGGCCTCGAAGTCACGCCGCTTTCGGTCCCCGACGCCGAGTCGAGTCCCGAGGAGTACGTCGCCGACCTCGAACGCCGCAAGAGGGAGATCGACGAGGAGCTCTCGGAGCTCGACGGCGAGATCGAGGAGCTGAAACTCGACGTCGCGGGCTTCCTGCTCGCGGTCGAAGAGCAGCTCACGATCGACGTCGAGAAGGCCGAAGTCCCCCTCTCGTTCGCGACGACGGACCGCTCCTTTATCGCTGAGGGGTGGGTCCCGACCGAGCGTTACGGCGACCTCGAAAGCGCCCTCGAGGCCGACCTGGGCGAGCACGTCGAGTGCGAGGAGCTCGAACGGGTCGACTACGACGACGTCGCCTCCGGGCACGGCCACGCCCACGGCGAGGACCCCAGCGACGCCGGCGACGGCGATCGCCAGTCCGCGACCGCGGCCGACGGCGAGGGTCAGTCCGCCGAGGTTCGCCCCGACGGCGGGCGAAGCGCGAGCGAGTCGAGTATGCACGGCGACGAGCCGCCGGTCGTTCAGGACAACCCCGGCTACGCGAAGCCGTTCGAGTCGCTGGTCAGCATCATCAACCGGCCCAAGTACTCCGAGTTCGACCCGACGATCTTCCTGTTTCTGACGTTCCCCGCGTTCTTCGGGTTCATGATCGGGGACGTCGGCTACGGCATCCTCTATATGGCGATGGGCTACGGGCTCTATCGGGGCTTCGACAGCGACATGCTCCGCAGCCTGGGCGGTATCGGCATCTGGGCCGGTATCTTCACCTTCGTCTTCGGTATCCTCTACGGTGAGATATTCGGCTTCCATATCATCGCCGACGTGCTCTGGGGCGGCTCCGCGCCCATCCACAAGGGACTCCAGCCCTACCACGGCAACTGGGCGTTGGGCTGGCTCGTCCTGAGCCTCCTGATCGGCATGCTCCACTTGGCGATCGGGTGGGTCCTGGACTTCGTCGAGAACTACCAGAGCCACGGCTTCGGTGATGCACTCGGTGAGAGCGGCTCGTGGCTGCTGATGCTCTTTGGCGTCTGGGGGTGGATCTTCGCCGGCACACCTCCCTTCGGCGCCGCACCCAGTCTGCTGTACGGTTCCGAGAGCGTCTTCGCCGGCAATCCGTTCCCGCTTGGCTTTGCTGGCTTCCCGACGGTAGTCGGCTTCGTGGGCCTGGCGGCGTTCTTCGCCGGCCTTGTCCTCTTGGTGCGGGCAGACCCCGTCGAGGGCGTCGAGTTCCTGAACGTCTTGGTCAACGTCCTCTCGTACACCCGGATCGCCGCGGTCCTGCTGGCGAAAGCCGGAATGGCCTTCGTCGTCAACCTGCTCGTCTTCGGCGTCTTCGTGGTCGGGGAGGGCGAGGAGGCCGAGTGGCACTTCGGGACCGGCCACGCCCCGAGCTACTACCTCGAACAGGGGACCTACCACGGACACGAAGTCACCGAGGTCATGTTCGGCGGTCTGTTCCACTCGGGCGTCGGCGGCATTCTGGCGGGCATCCTCATCCTCGTCGTCGGCCACCTGTTCGTGCTTGTGTTGGGTGTCACGAGTGCCGGCCTGCAGGCAGTCCGTCTGGAGTACGTCGAGTTCTTCGGGAAGTTCTACGACGGCGGCGGGGAGAGCTACGAGCCGTTCGGTCACGACCGGTCCCACACGACCGAGTAG